One genomic window of bacterium includes the following:
- the dsrB gene encoding dissimilatory-type sulfite reductase subunit beta yields MAERQTDIGPPHYEKFLHPIIKENYGKWKYHEVLKPGVLVHVAETGAKIYTVRVGSPRLMSSDFIRLICDLADKYCDGYLRFTSRNNVEFLLAKEGNIEPLIKDLEIQNLPVGGTKNTISNVVHTQGWVHCHSAATDASGIVKSVMDELTDYFTGKIALPHKLRIAVACCLNMCGAVHCSDIAILGVHRRPPKINHEKLGNLCEIPSIVASCPLAAIRPTIIDGKKSVEIDEDNCMYCGNCYTVCPAMPIADPLNDGVSIWVGGKVSNARTTPMFTKLAIPFLPNNPPRWPEAVSAVKNIIEVYAKNARKYERVGEWINRIGWPKFFDLTGIKFTKYHIDDFKHAGQTYRKTTQMK; encoded by the coding sequence ATGGCAGAAAGACAAACAGATATAGGTCCACCACATTATGAAAAGTTTTTACACCCAATTATCAAGGAAAACTATGGTAAGTGGAAATACCATGAGGTATTAAAACCAGGTGTTTTAGTCCATGTTGCGGAAACAGGGGCTAAAATTTATACAGTGCGGGTTGGCTCACCCAGATTGATGAGCAGTGATTTTATCCGACTGATATGTGACCTGGCGGATAAATACTGCGATGGGTATTTGAGATTTACCAGTAGAAACAATGTTGAATTTTTACTGGCAAAGGAAGGCAATATCGAACCTTTAATCAAGGATTTGGAGATTCAGAATCTGCCTGTAGGCGGAACAAAAAATACTATTTCCAATGTCGTTCATACACAAGGCTGGGTTCATTGCCATTCTGCGGCTACGGATGCCTCAGGTATTGTTAAATCCGTGATGGATGAATTGACCGATTATTTTACCGGCAAAATAGCATTACCACATAAATTAAGGATTGCGGTAGCATGCTGTCTAAATATGTGTGGTGCTGTGCATTGCTCAGACATCGCCATTCTTGGTGTTCACCGAAGACCACCCAAGATTAATCATGAAAAATTAGGCAATTTGTGTGAGATTCCATCAATTGTTGCCTCCTGCCCTTTGGCGGCGATTAGACCAACTATCATTGATGGTAAAAAATCGGTAGAGATAGATGAAGATAATTGTATGTATTGCGGCAATTGCTACACTGTTTGTCCAGCGATGCCAATTGCTGACCCATTAAATGATGGCGTCTCTATCTGGGTAGGCGGAAAGGTTTCCAATGCAAGAACTACACCTATGTTCACTAAATTAGCCATACCTTTTCTACCAAATAATCCACCAAGATGGCCTGAAGCCGTCTCTGCGGTAAAAAATATCATTGAGGTCTATGCCAAAAATGCCAGAAAATACGAACGGGTTGGTGAATGGATAAATCGAATTGGCTGGCCAAAATTCTTTGATTTGACCGGTATTAAATTCACCAAGTATCATATCGATGACTTTAAACATGCCGGTCAAACATATCGAAAGACAACGCAGATGAAGTAA
- the dsrA gene encoding dissimilatory-type sulfite reductase subunit alpha → MSDSKTPLLDELEKGKWPSFVKDLKKLSQRSPKAKDLLGQLELSYKDKKTHWKHGGIVGVKGYGGGVIGRFSDVPEEFPNAAHFHTVRVNQPSAWFYTTAALRQLVDTWDKYGSGVLNMHGSTGDIIFLGADTDALEPFFTDLSSNNWDLGGSGSDVRTPSCCLGPARCEFACYDTLALTYDLTMTYQDELHRPFFPYKWKFKMAGCPNDCVASIARSDFSVIGIWQDNIQIDQDAVKEYSNIQSDVCDKCPKRCIQWDGKELKIDNESCSKCMHCINVLPKALRIGKEKGACILLGAKAPIVEGAQLSSVLVPFMKMEPPYEELKSLIRRIWDFWDEYGKARERIGECIQRIGLGNFLEKIGLEPVPQMVSQPRENPYIFYEEYYEEE, encoded by the coding sequence ATGTCTGATTCAAAAACACCGTTATTGGACGAGTTAGAGAAGGGTAAATGGCCAAGTTTTGTTAAAGACCTGAAGAAACTTAGCCAGAGAAGCCCTAAAGCAAAAGACCTTTTAGGTCAACTTGAGTTATCTTATAAAGATAAGAAAACTCATTGGAAACACGGTGGTATTGTTGGAGTTAAAGGGTATGGTGGTGGTGTGATTGGTAGATTTTCAGATGTCCCGGAGGAATTTCCTAATGCGGCACATTTCCATACTGTGCGTGTCAATCAACCTTCAGCTTGGTTTTACACAACTGCGGCTTTGCGACAATTAGTGGATACATGGGATAAATATGGTTCGGGAGTCCTTAATATGCATGGCTCAACCGGGGATATAATATTTTTAGGTGCGGATACCGATGCCCTTGAACCATTTTTTACTGATTTATCTTCAAATAATTGGGATTTAGGTGGTTCAGGGTCTGATGTGAGAACGCCAAGTTGTTGTCTTGGACCGGCAAGATGTGAATTTGCTTGCTACGATACACTGGCACTGACTTACGATTTAACTATGACCTATCAGGATGAACTCCATCGCCCATTTTTCCCTTACAAATGGAAATTCAAGATGGCTGGCTGTCCCAATGATTGCGTCGCATCTATTGCCAGATCTGATTTTTCAGTTATCGGAATATGGCAGGATAACATCCAGATTGACCAGGATGCCGTTAAAGAATACTCAAATATTCAATCTGATGTCTGCGATAAATGCCCCAAAAGATGTATCCAATGGGATGGAAAAGAACTAAAGATTGATAATGAATCCTGCAGTAAGTGTATGCATTGTATTAATGTCCTGCCAAAAGCCCTTCGCATAGGAAAAGAGAAGGGTGCTTGTATCCTTCTGGGTGCAAAAGCACCAATTGTTGAAGGAGCACAATTATCATCAGTGCTGGTACCCTTTATGAAAATGGAACCACCTTATGAGGAACTTAAGAGTCTTATCCGAAGAATCTGGGATTTCTGGGATGAATATGGCAAAGCAAGAGAACGAATTGGTGAATGTATCCAACGAATAGGACTGGGTAATTTCCTTGAAAAAATAGGGCTTGAGCCGGTCCCACAAATGGTCTCCCAACCCAGAGAGAATCCATACATATTCTATGAGGAGTATTACGAGGAAGAGTAA